The window GTGAAGTCCGTGTATCTAATGTCCGAAGAGAGCTTTACTACTTCCCCCAACCCCTACTTTCCTATAACCACATTCTCAATAAGCAAGATATCTGGCGGTGTGTTGTGCACGAAGAATGATTTTGGAACCAAGGTTTATTCCAAGATGCTTGCAACAGGCAAAAATAGATCGGATCATATCTTCTGAAATAATATCCTCATCATTTCTCCCTTTATCTCGAACGTTTTCCTGAAGCCATCCAGGTTTATCGCCTGAACCTCATCCATGGTCAGTGCATGTTTGCCGGCAGCCTTGTGAAAGCCCCTTAGATTTGGTCTGTAGTATTCGTATACAGCCACGACGCCCTTTTCATTTGCGTATTTTGCCATGTTCCTTAGGCCGTCCTCCCTGCATTTCCAGTGATGGAACGATATCGACGTGAAAATGAAGTCGTATTTCCTGTCGAACGGTATCGATCTGCTGCTTCCCAGCTGCAGGTTTACCCTCCCATCAAATCTA is drawn from Thermoplasma sp. Kam2015 and contains these coding sequences:
- a CDS encoding class I SAM-dependent methyltransferase; the encoded protein is MDLYKEGEERFGFLSSHFYGIISNHFLRDLYMLIVEDIGKYNPSTILDVGCGTGSADYFIASNYPNISIDCIDPSPYMISIAKKKLSRFDGRVNLQLGSSRSIPFDRKYDFIFTSISFHHWKCREDGLRNMAKYANEKGVVAVYEYYRPNLRGFHKAAGKHALTMDEVQAINLDGFRKTFEIKGEMMRILFQKI